GCGGCCACCACTGCACATGGACGCCAGAGGCCTTGAAGCAGTGCACCATCTCATACTGCGCGAGCAGCAGCACCAGCATGATAAATACATAACAGAACGTCATGTTGGCAACGGCCAGTGCCGCGATTGCCGCAAGCGTGATGCCGGTCAAAAAACGAACCATCTTGTTCTCCTTATCGCTTTGCGCGCAGCCCGCCAAAGCGGCGCTCGCGCTTTTGAAATGCCAAAAACAGGGCGGCGAGGTCCTGCTCCTTGATGTCGGGCCACAGCACCGTGGGGAACGCAAACTCCGCGTACGCGCTTTGGTAGAGCAAAAAATTGCTCAGGCGCTGTTCCCCGCTGGTGCGCACGATCAGATCCGGATCGGGAAGGCCTGCGCTGTAGAGGTGCTGGGCAAAGCGCGCCTCGTCGATATCCTCCGGCGCGATCTTGCCCTGCGCCACCTGCCGCGCAAGCGCGCGGCAAGCCAGCACGATCTCCTCGCGCGCACCGTAATTAAAGGCGATGTTGACCACAATCCCCCCGTTGCCCTGCGTGCGCCGCTCGGCGCGCGCAATGGCTTCGCGCACTGCCTCGGGGATGTTGTCGCGGCGGCCCATCACCACGATGCGCGCGCCGTTGCGGTCCAGCTCGTCGATCTCGCTGTTGAAGTACTCGATCAAAAGCTTCATCAGCGTGTTTACTTCATCGGCCGGCCGCTGCCAGTTCTCCGTGGAAAAGGCATACAGGCTCAACACCTCCACGCCCGCGTCCCCGCAGAAGCGGATCACCCGCCGCAGCGCCTCCACGCCCGCGCGGTGCCCCGCTGAGCGGGGCATGCCGCGTTTTTGCGCCCAGCGCCCGTTGCCGTCCATAATCACGGCTACATGCCGCGGCATGCGCGCAGCATCCAGCGATGCAAGAGTAACCTCCTGCTCTTTTTTACGGGTAAACCACTTCATATATACTCCCAATACACGCCCCAAAGCCCACAATACAAGAATTCCCAAGGAAGTAACCCTTGGGAGATTCTCATATGGCTACTGTTTCGCCGGCAAAAAGCAGGCGCATGTCAGCATCACGCCGTCCGCTGTGCGCAGCGCGCGCACAACGCGCTGCTGGCCCGGGTAATCGTCGCGCGGCGGCGCGGTACGCACCACGCGCACCGCTGTCTCCCCTGCCTCCAGCAGCGCCTGGCGCGCCTGCTCCAGCGGCATGTTGATCAGATCCTGCAGCGACGTGTACATCGCCGTTAGATCTCCATAATCTCTTTCTCTTTGGCATCGGACATTCTGTCCACTTCCTTGATCATCTTGTCGGTGGCCTTCTGGACAATCTCCTCTTCCTGGCGCTGGTCGTCCTCGGTGAGCAGGCCCGCTTTCTTATCCTTTTTGATGTCCTCGATCAAATCGCGGCGGATGGCGCGGATGGCCACCTTGGCTTCCTCCGCCTTTTTGCGCACGGTCTTGACCAAGTCGCGGCGGCGCTCCTCGGTCAGCTCTGGAATGACCAGGCGAATCAGTTTGCCATCGTTGGTAGGGTTGATGCCCAAATCGCTCTTTTGAATCGCCTTTTCCACCATGGGGATCGTTTTGGCGTCCCACAGCGAGACGGTGATCATGCGCGGCTCCGGCGCCGAGACGTTGCCCAGCTGGGTGACGGGGGTGGGCGTGCCGTAATAGTCCACCATCACGCGCTCGAGCAGCTGCGGATTGGCGCGGCCGGCGCGCAGGGAGGAAAATTCTTTTTTTAGCACGTTCAGGGTCTTTGTCATGCGCTCCTTGGCAGATGTTTCATAATCTGATGCCATAACGTTGATCCTCCTGTCCTACTTCTGGGTATTATTGTACCGAATTTCCCTGCAAAAAACAATGCGAAGGCGCAAAGTTACCTGGGAGATGCGCTATCTAGGAGATGACTGTGCCGATGTTTTCCCCGCAAGCCACGCGCATGATATTTTTGGGGTCCTTGAGCGCGAACGTCAAAATGGGGATCTGGTTATCCATGCACAGCGTCAGGGCGGTGGTGTCCATCACCGTCAGGCCCCGGTTGAGCACGTCCAGGTACGAGATGTGGTCAAAGCGCTTTGCTTGCGGGTTTTTGTTGGGATCGTCGTCGTAGACGCCGTCCACGTTCTTGGCAAGCAGGATGGCCTCAGCTTCGATCTCGGCCGCGCGCAGCGCCGCGGCGGTGTCGGTGGAAAAAAACGGGTTGCCCGTGCCGCAGGCAAAGACGATAATGCGCCCCTTTTCCAGATGGCGGATCGCGCGGCGGCGGATGTAGGGCTCGGCAAACTTTTGCATGTCCACAGCGGACTGCACGCGCACAAGTGCGCCCTTGTTTTCCAGCGCATCCTGCAGCGCAAGCGCGTTGATGGCTGTGGCCAGCATGCCCATGTGGTCCGCGGTGGTGCGATCCATGCCCTCGCCCTGACGGCCGCGCCAGATGTTGCCCGCGCCTACAATGATGCCGATTTCCACGCCAGCGCGCGCCAGCTCGAGGATCGCATCGGCGATATCGTTAAGCACGCTTGCATCGATGCCGTAGCCGCGCGCGCCCGCCAGCGACTCGCCCGAGAGCTTGAGCACCACCCGCTTATAGACCGGTTTTTTTTGATTTTCCATCGCAAAACAACCTCCCAAAATACAATGCTGATCGATGCCGGTATATGCGTCTGGTCTTTTGTTAGCTCTATTGTAGCACAATACCGGCAAAAAAGGCGAAAAAAAGGGACGGCACCGGCGTGCCGTTCCCTCTATGTGCGCACATTACATCTGTTTGGCGACTTCCTCGGCGAAGTTTTCCTCGCGCTTCTGCAGGCCCTCGCCCATCTCGTAGCGCACAAAGCGGCGCACGGAGATATTCTCGCCGATAGTGGCGATCTGCTCGTTGATCAGGTCCTTGACGGTTTTATCCGTATCGCGGATGAAGGGCTGCTCCAGCAGGCAGACCTCTTTGTAGAATTTCTCGATGCGGCCTTCCACCATGCGCTCGATGATCTTCTCGGGCTTGCCCTCATTGAGCGCCTGCACGCGCAGGATCTCGCGCTCCTTCTCAATGTGATCGGCGGAGACCTCATCGCGGCTCACATACTGCGGGTTGGCCGCGGCGATCTGCATGGCAATATCGCGCACAAAGGCTTTGAACTGGTCGGTTTTGGCCACGAAATCCGTCTCGCAGTTGACCTCCACCAGCACGCCGATGCGGCCGCCCATGTGGATGTAGGATTCTACAATGCCCTCTGCGGCGATGCGGCCGGATTTCTTCGCAGCAGCAGCCAGGCCCTTTTCGCGCAGAATCTCAATGGCCTTCTCCATGTTGCCATCGGTCTCGGTCAGGGCGCGTTTGCAATCCATCATGCCAACGCCGGTGCGCTCGCGCAGTTCTTTGACTTGTTGTGCCGTAATCATTGGATGTACTCCTCCTTCAAAAATAGAGCATGCTCTTGCAAAAAGGGGAAGCGCCGACCATTTTCAGCTCTTCCCCGTTTACGGGTGCGTTATTATTCGGCCGTGGCTTCAGCGTCTTCCAGCTGCTCGCCCTGCTTGCCTTCCAGCACCGCATCGGCCATCTTGCCCGCCAGCAGTTTGACGGCGCGGATGGCGTCATCGTTGCCGGGGATGACGTAATCGATCTCATCGGGGTCGCAGTTGGTATCCACGATAGCCACGATGGGGATGCCTAGGATGCGGGCCTCCTGCACGGCGATATGCTCCTTGCGCGGGTCCACCACAAACAGCGCGCCGGGCAAATTCCTCATCTCGCGGATGCCGCCCAGGTTTTTCAGCAGCTTGTCGCGCTCTGCCACCAGCTTGATAACTTCCTTTTTGGGCAGCACTTCAAAGTTGCCCTCCGCCTCCATGGCGTCGATACGGTTGAGGCGGTTGATGCGCTGGCGGATGGTTTTGAAGTTGGTCAGCGTGCCGCCCAGCCAGCGCTGGTTGACATAGAACATATTGCAGCGCTGCGCCTCTGAGGCGATGGATTCCTGCGCCTGCTTTTTGGTGCCCACGAATAGCACCGACTTGTTGGCCATCGCCACGTCGCGGATGAAGTTGTAGGCGTCCTCCACCTTGCGCACGGTCTTCTGCAGGTCAATGATGTAGATCCCGTTGCGCTCCGTGAAGATATAGGGCTTCATTTTGGGGTTCCAGCGGCGGGTCTGATGACCGAAATGGACACCGGCTTCCAGCAGTTGTTTCATCGAGATAACAGACATGGAAAAATTCCTCCTCGTTAAATTCCACCTTTTGCTTCGCTTTGGCGCGGGAACCTGTCAATAACGGCAGGCACGGCCCGTCCAATCGGCAAAAGTGCGTTTTACCTGCAATATTATAGCACGCGCGCACGCGCATTGCAACGAAAACTTGTGCCCTTTACTGCTCCGGCGCCGCGTCCTCGTCCATCAGTGCAAGGAAGGTGTCAAAGGCGCTCTGCAGCTCTTCCTCCGCCTCGATATCCACGTAGATGTCCTCCTCACCCTCGCGCTCCACGCGCAAAATCAGCACGTCGGATTCCTCGGCGTCGGGGTCCTCCTCCGCGTCCACCAGCGCCACGTAAACGTTGTCCGCGTTTTCAAAGGTCATTACATGCTCAAACGTAAGCTCGTTGCCGTCCTCGTCGATCAGCTCCACCAGATCACGGGTGTTGTTATCCTGTGCCATTGCAATCAATCTCCTTTGTTAGTTGTCGCACCCCTGTGCGTCCAGATAATTTTGCAAGATATATACCGCGGCGATTTTATCGATCACTTTTTTGCGATCCCGCCTGCGCACGCCCCCTTCGATGAGGGTGCGTCTGGCCGATTGGGTGGTCATGCGCTCGTCCCAGTAGACGACGGGCGTCTGCCAGCGCGCGCTGCCCGCTTCAATAAACGCCCGGGTTTTTTGCGCCTGCTCCCCCAAACTGCCGTCCAGGCGCCGGGGAAGCCCCACCAGCAGGCGCGTGGCCTGGTGGGCGCGCAACAGCGCGTCGATGTGCGCAATATCCGCCTCAAGGCCCGCGCGCGTGTAGGTTTCCAGCGGCTGCGCGGTCCAGCCAAAGGGGTCGCTGACGGAAACGCCGATGCGTACGTCCCCCACATCCAGGCATAAAATGCGCATAACATCCCTCGCTTACACATAAAAACGCTGTTGTTTTATGTCATTTCCCCACTTAGTGACGAAAAACGGCCCTAAAACAAGGACCGTCTATTTGCCGCCACGCTCAGATACGGTGCTGCTTGACGTAGAAGGCAACGAGCTCTTCAAGCAACTCATCCCGCTCCAGGCGCCGGATCATCGCCCGCGCGTTGTTGTAGCTGGTGATGTAGGTTGGATCGCCCGAGATCAGGTAGCCGACGATCTGGTTGATGGGGTCGTACCCCTTTTCCTTCAATGAACGATAGACGCTGAGCATAATGGTCTCAGGCGTCTCATTCTGCTCTCGCGGCAGCTGAAACTGCATGGTGTCTTGGGATACTTTACTCAAGAAGCGCTCACCACCTTAATGCATTGATAATGGTTGTTATTATACACCCATGCGCGCAAAAGATCAAACTTTTTCCAGCTGCCGGCGGCGCAGGCGCTCCTGATAGACGCTGCTTGCCACGATGCGCAGCACCAGCACCAGCGGCACGGAGAGCAGCAGGCCGCCCACACCAAAGATCTGCCCGCCCGCAAGCAGGATGAGCATCACGAATACCGGGTGCATGCGCACCGCGTCCCCCACGATTTTGGGCGACAGGAACACGCCCTCCAGCTGCTGGATCAGCGTGATGACGATCAGCGCCCACAGGATCATCCGAGGCCCGCCCAGCGCCGCGGAGATCGCCACCGGCACCGCCGCGATAAAGGGCCCGAAGTATGGGATGAGGTTGCAGAACATCACAATGATGCCCAGCAGCCACGCATAGCGCACGCCCAATATGGTCAGCGCACCGGCTGAGAGCAGCCCCACGATCAGCGAAAGCAGCAACTGGCCGCGCACGTAGCGGTTGAGCGCCACGTGGGATTGCTGGGCCACTTGCTGCAAAAAGCTGCGCTGGCGCACGGGCGTGAGCATAAAAATCAGCCGCTTGAAGAACGCCTCGTCGCGCAAAAAATAAAACGTGATAAACGGGATGGAAAGCAGCCACGGCGCGCGCTGCAGAAACGCGCCCAGGCCGTTTCCAACGTCGTAGAGGCGCGCCTGCAGCCACGCCTGGATATCCACGCCCAATATGGTATTGCCCTCCATCAGGCGCAGGTCGATGCCGCTGTTGCCCAGGCGCTGGGTAAGGCCGGAGAGGCTCTCCTCCACAAAGGCGATCATCTGCGGGATGTTGCGGATAAACTCGTCGATCTCCCCGATGAGCTGGGGCAGCGTGACCACAAACAGCAGCACCACCGCCGCGACGAGCCCCACCCCCAATATGCAAAGCGCCGTGCTCCGCTTGACAAAGCGCTCCAGACAGCGCAGAAGCGGCATCAGAAGATACGCAAACAGCGCGGAAAAGCCAACGCACGCAAGCACGTTGACCACCGTCTGCCAGCTCCATATGACAAGGGCAATGATCACCACCGCGGCGAGCACGCCCAGCAGGTATTTTCGGTTGTTGTGAACAAATTGCAGCATCCAAAAGCTCTTTTCCCGCCTGCGTGTATAACGCAAAGAAAGGAAGACGGCCTGAATATAAGAACCGTTTTCCTCCCTCCGCTAAGCGCGCGTTATGCTTTGCTTATAACACGTTGCCGATACTGGTCTTGGCTTTGCGCATCATGCGCTTACCGGTGCGCATCATCTGATTGCGCACGCGTGCGTCTGCCATGGGGACTGCGATACCGGCGATCACGCCGATGAGGCTGCCCATCATAAACGCGGTCATTGCCTTTTTCATGCCATCACCCTTTCTATTCCACGTGTTCGTTGTCTAGGATGCCCGCCAGCTCTTCGGGAAATACGACCAAATCCTGAGAAAACTCCATGCACCCGAAGCGTTTTGCACGCAGCCGCCCCTGTTTGGCATCCCACGCAAGGCCACGCGACACCTCCAGCGACGTCACCTTCAGCGTGCGGTCGTCCATCTGCCAGTCCCCCAGGTAGCCGATCTGCTGACCGTCGCATGCAAAGATGCGCGTTTGGGATTGGGACATGTGCAGATGCGCCGCGCGGGTGCGCGCGTGCCGCTGCGCCTCGGGCAGGCGCGCGATCACACACTGCTCCCCCAATAGCACGATGTCTTCGCGCGCCACCCACTCGCTGCGCGCAAGGATTCCCTTGCGCACCATCAGCAGCCCGGCGAACGCGCCTTTTTTTAAATCAAAATCCATTTTTTCGATGGTGCCGGCGATCTCGCCGCGCTCTGCGCTGACCACCGGCATGCCCACAAAGTCGTTGCAGGAACGCTCCATTTGTGCTTTTCACGCCCCCTTTATCGTTTTCTAACGCATAGTGTTTCCCGCAGCGGCAGAAAAGACGCGCACCGTACGCTCAAAAAACAAAAGGCGCGCGGCTTTTTATCTGCGCCGCACGCCTGTCTCTTCATTTTGCCGGGTGTTTGCTGCGGTAATCGTTGACCGCTGCCTCAATCGCCTCCTGCGCCAGCACGGAGCAGTGGATCTTCTGCGGCGGCAGGCCCTCCAGTGCCTCCACCACCGCCTCGTTGGTCACCTTGAGCGCCTCGTCGAGCGTCTTGCCCTTGATCAGCTCGGTGGCGATGCTGCTGGTGGCAATCGCCGCGCCGCAGCCAAAGGTCTGGAACTTGACGTCGCTGATGCGGTCGCGATCGTCCACCTTGATGTACATCTTCATGATATCCCCGCATTTGGGGTTGCCCACCTGGCCCACGCCGTCCGCGTCCTCCAACACGCCGGTGTTGCGCGGATTGGCAAAATGATCCATCACCTTATCGTTGTACATGGCTTTATTCTCCCTTCTCCTGCTGGTAGAGCGGCGACATGGCGCGCAGACGTTCCACAATGGGCGGCAGTTCCTGCAGCACGTAGTCGATGTCCGCGCGCGTGGTGTGCACACCCAGCGTCAGCCGCAGCGAGCCGTGCGCGATCTCATGCGGCAGGCCGATGGCAAGCAGCACGTGCGA
Above is a window of Maliibacterium massiliense DNA encoding:
- a CDS encoding isoprenyl transferase — its product is MKWFTRKKEQEVTLASLDAARMPRHVAVIMDGNGRWAQKRGMPRSAGHRAGVEALRRVIRFCGDAGVEVLSLYAFSTENWQRPADEVNTLMKLLIEYFNSEIDELDRNGARIVVMGRRDNIPEAVREAIARAERRTQGNGGIVVNIAFNYGAREEIVLACRALARQVAQGKIAPEDIDEARFAQHLYSAGLPDPDLIVRTSGEQRLSNFLLYQSAYAEFAFPTVLWPDIKEQDLAALFLAFQKRERRFGGLRAKR
- the frr gene encoding ribosome recycling factor; translated protein: MASDYETSAKERMTKTLNVLKKEFSSLRAGRANPQLLERVMVDYYGTPTPVTQLGNVSAPEPRMITVSLWDAKTIPMVEKAIQKSDLGINPTNDGKLIRLVIPELTEERRRDLVKTVRKKAEEAKVAIRAIRRDLIEDIKKDKKAGLLTEDDQRQEEEIVQKATDKMIKEVDRMSDAKEKEIMEI
- the pyrH gene encoding UMP kinase is translated as MENQKKPVYKRVVLKLSGESLAGARGYGIDASVLNDIADAILELARAGVEIGIIVGAGNIWRGRQGEGMDRTTADHMGMLATAINALALQDALENKGALVRVQSAVDMQKFAEPYIRRRAIRHLEKGRIIVFACGTGNPFFSTDTAAALRAAEIEAEAILLAKNVDGVYDDDPNKNPQAKRFDHISYLDVLNRGLTVMDTTALTLCMDNQIPILTFALKDPKNIMRVACGENIGTVIS
- the tsf gene encoding translation elongation factor Ts yields the protein MITAQQVKELRERTGVGMMDCKRALTETDGNMEKAIEILREKGLAAAAKKSGRIAAEGIVESYIHMGGRIGVLVEVNCETDFVAKTDQFKAFVRDIAMQIAAANPQYVSRDEVSADHIEKEREILRVQALNEGKPEKIIERMVEGRIEKFYKEVCLLEQPFIRDTDKTVKDLINEQIATIGENISVRRFVRYEMGEGLQKREENFAEEVAKQM
- the rpsB gene encoding 30S ribosomal protein S2, with amino-acid sequence MSVISMKQLLEAGVHFGHQTRRWNPKMKPYIFTERNGIYIIDLQKTVRKVEDAYNFIRDVAMANKSVLFVGTKKQAQESIASEAQRCNMFYVNQRWLGGTLTNFKTIRQRINRLNRIDAMEAEGNFEVLPKKEVIKLVAERDKLLKNLGGIREMRNLPGALFVVDPRKEHIAVQEARILGIPIVAIVDTNCDPDEIDYVIPGNDDAIRAVKLLAGKMADAVLEGKQGEQLEDAEATAE
- a CDS encoding DUF1292 domain-containing protein; translation: MAQDNNTRDLVELIDEDGNELTFEHVMTFENADNVYVALVDAEEDPDAEESDVLILRVEREGEEDIYVDIEAEEELQSAFDTFLALMDEDAAPEQ
- the ruvX gene encoding Holliday junction resolvase RuvX — its product is MRILCLDVGDVRIGVSVSDPFGWTAQPLETYTRAGLEADIAHIDALLRAHQATRLLVGLPRRLDGSLGEQAQKTRAFIEAGSARWQTPVVYWDERMTTQSARRTLIEGGVRRRDRKKVIDKIAAVYILQNYLDAQGCDN
- a CDS encoding IreB family regulatory phosphoprotein, translating into MQFQLPREQNETPETIMLSVYRSLKEKGYDPINQIVGYLISGDPTYITSYNNARAMIRRLERDELLEELVAFYVKQHRI
- a CDS encoding AI-2E family transporter is translated as MLQFVHNNRKYLLGVLAAVVIIALVIWSWQTVVNVLACVGFSALFAYLLMPLLRCLERFVKRSTALCILGVGLVAAVVLLFVVTLPQLIGEIDEFIRNIPQMIAFVEESLSGLTQRLGNSGIDLRLMEGNTILGVDIQAWLQARLYDVGNGLGAFLQRAPWLLSIPFITFYFLRDEAFFKRLIFMLTPVRQRSFLQQVAQQSHVALNRYVRGQLLLSLIVGLLSAGALTILGVRYAWLLGIIVMFCNLIPYFGPFIAAVPVAISAALGGPRMILWALIVITLIQQLEGVFLSPKIVGDAVRMHPVFVMLILLAGGQIFGVGGLLLSVPLVLVLRIVASSVYQERLRRRQLEKV
- a CDS encoding PRC-barrel domain-containing protein codes for the protein MERSCNDFVGMPVVSAERGEIAGTIEKMDFDLKKGAFAGLLMVRKGILARSEWVAREDIVLLGEQCVIARLPEAQRHARTRAAHLHMSQSQTRIFACDGQQIGYLGDWQMDDRTLKVTSLEVSRGLAWDAKQGRLRAKRFGCMEFSQDLVVFPEELAGILDNEHVE
- the nifU gene encoding Fe-S cluster assembly scaffold protein NifU, whose product is MYNDKVMDHFANPRNTGVLEDADGVGQVGNPKCGDIMKMYIKVDDRDRISDVKFQTFGCGAAIATSSIATELIKGKTLDEALKVTNEAVVEALEGLPPQKIHCSVLAQEAIEAAVNDYRSKHPAK